One Cololabis saira isolate AMF1-May2022 chromosome 12, fColSai1.1, whole genome shotgun sequence DNA window includes the following coding sequences:
- the LOC133456273 gene encoding G2/M phase-specific E3 ubiquitin-protein ligase-like has translation MCTRSRGNQISTQPPATPHASSDTAATATLLSAPQALVEIATEAEPPEAPSAPSGDAGRTDHYAAYLSIMGSTSDLSSDDEDLNQAIMASLQSHQTNTESAQEVLLSLASQIDPTQICRFNINRSSVLDGAFRAFKRLSYNPKYQMKIKFSDDLGLSEEAVDLGGPRREFLRLLMEALAVSPMFEGRAGRLNLALDSTALREDRYFIAGQAIAISLVHGGPPPGFFTPALYSHLVGGSSTIKPVLEDIADADLYEKVKKVSESTSFEDLMRATEPLQDYLANAGCLRPLKCIEDRYLLVQDIVMFQAVHRVSGAFERFKEGLKTLGVLDAMRMYPERFRPLLCHQPPPLTANSMDQLFQIRLSVAGSNKRMAEERVVPFWRDYLLDVEEEAGASKLSDVLAFATGASIVPPIGFSPQPTIDFLHDQSVTPGRCLPMANTCINCLKLPLCDTYAEFKDSMDYALENTQGFGRE, from the exons ATGTGTACACGGTCCAGGGGAAACCAAATTTCAACTCAGCCTCCTGCCACCCCACATGCTTCCAGTGACACCGCCGCGACAGCTACACTGCTCTCTGCACCACAAGCATTGGTTGAAATTGCGACTGAAGCTGAACCACCAGAAGCACCCAGTGCACCCAGTGGTGATGCAGGGAGGACTGACCACTATGCTGCCTACCTGTCCATCATGGGTTCAACCTCAGATCTCTCTTCTGATGATGAGGATCTTAACCAGGCTATAATGGCTAGTCTTCAGAGTCAT CAAACAAACACAGAATCAGCACAAGAAGTCCTCCTCAGTCTTGCATCTCAAATTGATCCCACCCAGATATGCAGATTCAACATCAACAGGTCCTCAGTGCTGGATGGTGCTTTTCGGGCATTCAAGAGGCTATCCTACAATCCCAAGTATCAGATGAAGATCAAGTTCTCTGATGACTTGGGACTGAGTGAAGAGGCTGTGGACCTTGGTGGCCCGAGAAGGGAATTCTTGCGGTTGCTTATGGAAGCCCTTGCAGTGTCACCAATGTTTGAGGGGAGGGCAGGGAGATTGAACCTAGCATTGGACAGCACAG CTTTAAGAGAGGATCGATATTTTATTGCTGGGCAGGCCATTGCTATAAGCCTGGTACATGGCGGTCCTCCACCAGGATTCTTTACACCAGCGCTGTACTCCCATCTGGTTGGTGGCAGTTCCACGATAAAGCCTGTTCTGGAGGACATTGCTGATGCAGACCTCTACGAGAAAGTAAAAAAG GTGTCTGAAAGTACATCTTTTGAGGATCTGATGCGTGCCACAGAACCACTGCAAGATTATCTGGCAAATGCTGGGTGTCTCAGGCCATTAAAATGCATTGAAGACAGATATCTGTTGGTTCAAGATATTGTCATGTTCCAGGCGGTCCACAGAGTCTCTGGGGCATTTGAAAG ATTTAAAGAGGGACTGAAAACCCTTGGTGTCCTGGATGCCATGAGGATGTACCCGGAGAGATTTAGACCCTTGCTGTGCCATCAAccacctccactcacagccaaCTCCATGGATCAGCTCTTCCAAATTAGACTGTCTGTAGCAGGAAGCAACAAAAGAATGGCAGAGGAACGTGTTGTGCCATTTTGGAGAGATTACTTGCTGGATGTTGAGG AGGAGGCCGGAGCCTCAAAGCTAAGCGATGTCTTAGCCTTTGCAACTGGTGCAAGCATCGTCCCACCAATTGGCTTCTCTCCTCAACCAACAATTGATTTCCTACATGACCAGTCTGTAACCCCAGGACGCTGTTTGCCTATGGCCAATACATGCATCAACTGTCTGAAGCTGCCACTTTGTGACACATACGCTGAGTTCAAAGACAGTATGGACTATGCATTAGAAAATACTCAGGGTTTTGGTCGAGAGTAA